TCGTTATGATCCCGAAGGTCGTCAGCTCTTTGGAGAGAAAGACATCTATATTGCAGCAGGCGTAGGAAGCTTTGAACGGGGGATTATGGAATGTTACGAGCCTTTCGAGTTTCGTACCTTCCGATACGTCAAGCTCACGATTGAAGCAAGTGAGCAAGAGCTTCGACTGCACCGTTTTAACTTTCGGGAGACAGGTTATCCCCTTGAAGTCAAGGCATCGTTCCAATCCTCTGACGAAACATTCACACCCTTATGGGATATCAGTATCAACACCCTAAAAAGGTGCATGCATGAAACCTATGAAGATTGTCCCTACTACGAACAGCTTCAATATATTATGGATACCCGTCTACAGGCATTGTTTACATTCCAGCTAAGTGCGGATGACCGGCTTGCTAGAAAAGCCATTTTTGATTTTCATAGCTCACTTATGCCGAACGGTATGATTCAGAGTCGCTATCCATCTTTGTATCCACAAGTTATACCTGGCTTTTCCGTGTATTGGGTCATGATGGTTGCAGACCATTATCGCTATTTCGGAGACCTATCACTTGTTCGCAAATATTTACCAACTGTTGATGCGATCTTAGGCTGGTTCGATGCTAAAGTTAATGAGAATGGATTAGTTGGAAAATTGCCCGCGGAAGTATGGTCCTTCGTGGATTGGGTAGAAGAATGGCGTCATAGCCAAGGGGTGCCTAAAGCGAATGAAAGCGGTCCTCTAACTTTCTATAGTCTTATATATGCATCTGCCCTTCAGACAGCAGCGGATCTTAACTTACAGGTCGGGCGTCACTCAACAGCGGAAGAATACATATCACGCGCGGAAAATGTGAAGAGAGCAGTCCGGCAATATTGCTGGTCTGAGGATGAGCAAATGTTCGAGGATGGTCCAGGTACAGGATTATATTCTCAGCATGCACAAATCTGGGGAGTGCTTTCTGGAACGATTGAGGGAGTAGAAGCAAGCCAGCTAATGGATCGCATGCTGTCAAATCAACAATTGCCTGCTGTTTCATACGCCATGTCATTCTTCCTGTTTCGTTCTCTGGAGAAGACCGGGAGATATGAACGATCCTTTGAGCTATGGGATATTTGGAGAAAGCTCGCTGCGCTTGGGTTAACGACTTGGGTTGAGGATCCAGTATCGCAAAGAAGCGATTGCCATGGCTGGGGAGCGGTTCCTATTTATGAATTTACGAGTCAAATTCTCGGTGTACAGCCGGCTGAAAACGGTTACCAACGCATTCTCATTAAGCCGAATACAGGCAGCCTCTCTTGGGCAGAAGGTACGGTGGCAACACCTGTAGGTGAAGTTCAAGTCGCCTGGCGCAAAGAGGATAATGGAAATCTGAACCTTACGGTGTACAGTCCGAAAGGGATACCCGTGCGAATCGAGCTGCCGGATGGCAGCGTCCATGAATATGTTCATGGAGGAAATTGGAGTACAACATAACAGTAAGGTTTTTAATGTGCAAAGCATTGAAAATAAATGAATGAGATAAAGGGGAGTCATAAAAAATGAAAAAGATGGCTAAGTTTTGGGGAGTTTGGTCGATTTGTGTAGCATTAATTTTAATGTTAGCAGCGTGTGGTTCCGGCAATAAAGAATCGGGTACGAACGAATTACCGGATGCATCGAAAGCATCACCGTCTGGCGGTTCAACAGAGCAGGTAACGCTTAAATTTCTTTATATTTGGCCTGAGTACGAAGACAAGATGAACGAAACGATCAAAAACTTTGAAGCAGCGAATCCCAATATTAAAATCAAACCAGAAATCGTACCTTGGGATAAGGTCATCGAGGTTCTTCAAACCAAGGTTGCTTCTAAGCAAGAGCCTGATATTTCTTTCGGGTGGACACATTGGATGGCACCGTTCGTTAATGAGGTTGATGCAGCACTCCCATTAGATAAGTATCTGAACGAGGATGAGGCTTGGAAAAATTCGTTTGTCCGTAACGATCTGCTAGCAACAAGTATTGTAAGTCCAGAGAAGCCGTATATTTCCAACATTCCGTTTAAGCTCTCGTTCCAAGTCGTCATCTATAACAAAAAGATTTTCCAAGATAATCAGCTGCAAATTCCGCAAACGTTGGAGCAATTCGAATCGGTCATGTCAGCTCTATCCTCGAAAAATATCATTCCTCTTGCTGCCAGCGGTAAAGATGGAGGCCTAAGTATTCTTAAAGATTCATTGGCAGGTATGAACTTCTTACGCAATGGAACAGCGACCGGGGATTGGTTAAAGGGCGAGGAAAGCTATTCATCCCCCGAATATATTCAAGCGATGGAGCTTACGAAAAAATGGTTTAATCAGGGTTACTTTGGTAAGGATTCGTTCGCAGTTGGTGGAGACGAGGTTTCAAATCTATTGCTCAGCAAAAAAGCAGCTATGGTATTAGGAAACAACAATCAGATCTCAGCACTTCAGCCTCAAATCGACGATGAGCTCGGAGCCTTCTTGTTCCCTGCACAAGAAGGCATGAAAGCTCAAGCCCCACTTACTGCTGATGGTTTTTTCGTACTGAAGGCGAGTAAGTACCCAGAGGAATCGGTTACTTTCTTGAAATATTTGACGAGCAAGGAAAACCAGAAGCTTTGGGCGGAATCAACGCAAGCGATGCCAGTCTTGAAGGAACTGAAGACTGGGAACGAGACGCTTGATACGCTTATCGATCAAGTTGCATCTAGCGCATCAGATTATCCTAAGCAGCAGCTAAGCTACAATCCTGGTGAACTAGCTAAGCTATTACAGGCAAGCTTCGCTGAGTATTTGCTCAAGAGTGACGCAAAGGCGGAAAAGATTGCAGAGAAGATGGAGAAGGATCATCGCAACGCCATAAATTCAGCTAAACAATAGTTTTATATTTCCAAACGGTTAATGACTGGCAAGCTTGTACATGTTGCCAGTCTCACGTTTGTGACGAGGAGAACCACATGACAGAACGAAAAACACTGCTGGCCTACTTATTTTTATTACCGGCTCTGCTTTTATTCGCGGCTTTCTTTCTCTATCCGGTATCCACCAGCATCGTACGAAGCTTTACTGATTGGAACGGGTTCAATTCAGCGTTCAAATGGGTGGGGTGGAGAAATTACGAAACGGTATGGAGCGATACACACTTCTGGGAAGCGACTGGACGAACGCTTAAATTCGCTTTTATTACAACAATTGCCCAGACGGTTCTTGGATTTTTAATCGCCTACTTTATTTATTCGCTCGTGTCAGAACGTTGGAAAAAATTGCTGCGAATAGCCATTTATACACCGGTAATCTTGCCAGGAGCGGTTGTATCTCTGCTCTGGGTTAATATGCTTTCACCGAACTTCGGTATGGTAAACCAATGGTTAAACAAGCTAGGACTCGGGTCCTTTGCTAGAGGCTGGCTTGGAGATACCGGTACAGCAATGAATATGGTCATGGCGGTTAATACGTGGAAATTTATTGGTATGACGGTTACGTTCTACATCGTAGCGATGTTGACTATCCCTAAGGAAGTCATAGAAAGCGCAAAAATCGATGGTGCTGGAAAAGGCAGGATGATGTGGAACATCTTTCGCCCTTTATTGACGGGTATAACGGAAGTGAATTTCATTTTGTCGTTAATCGGCGGTCTTAAGGCGTTCGATCTCATCTATATGATGACGGGGGGCGGACCAGGCGACAGCACGACAGTGCTTGGAATTATGGTTTATCGGAGGGCATTCCTGTCCTTCAAATTCGGTGAAGCTATTACCATGGGAATTCTATTATTCATCATTATCCTTGTGCTGACGTTGATTAGTAGAAAACTTATGGCGAATCGAGAGGGATGAAGATGCTCAGAAACAGACTAGCACGATGGAGCAACTATGTGTTGTTGTCGCTTATTACTTTAATTATCCTTTACCCTATGATATATATGATTTTGAATTCATTAAGATCGACTAAAGAAATCATGTTATTTCCTACGCAGCTATGGCCTTCTGGGAAGTTTCAATGGACGAATTACGCAGATGCATTCCAAATTGGCAAAGTGTCGGTTTACTTTCTGAACAGTGTAACAGTTACAGGTGCGACACTGTTTTTCCAATTAATCGTCGTAACGCTTGCCGCGTATTCGCTCGGTAAATGGAAGCCGCCTGGTTATCGGATCCTGTTCTTTTTATTTTTAGCTACGCTGATGATAACCTCTGAGATGACAACAATTCCTGTATTCCTGATGCTTCGCCAATTTGATCTCCTAAATACGCATCAGGGTTTAATCCTGGCATATATAGGCGGAGGAATTGGAATGGCCATTTATTTGATTAAGAATTTTGTTGATACACTGCCGAAGGAGATGGAAGAGGCAGCTAAAATAGATGGGGCTGGTTTGCTACGTATTTTCTGGTCCATTGATCTTCCATTAATTGTTCCTGTGCTCGCAGTTGTCTCAATTATGAGCTTCGTTGGTGTTTGGAGCGAGTTTTTCTGGGCGTTGATCACGATATCAGAAGATAAGTTAAAAACATTGCCTCTTGGATTACTTAACTTTCAATCTCAGTACAATACCAATTATGGTGTTTTGTTAGCTGGTTTAACAATTGTCACGCTTCCATCTATGCTAGTCTATTTGCTGTTCTCCCGTTATTTTATCGAAGGGATGACTGCTGGCTCTATTAAAGGATAGCCTATCTGACATTTTTCAGGGAGCTGTCTATCGATTATAGTTTTTGCGGGGATGTATCTCCTTCCGGTTGTTGCTCCACCCCGTATAGTGAAGATAAGCTTTGTAGTCATTTCCGAATACTTTACGGGGACCCCGGGTTGAAATCGTGAAATCTGAATGGGTAAACTCGTAACAAGGAGATTTCACGATTTCAAAGGCAAGCGCTTCGCTCCTACAGGAGATACTTCCCCTCTTTTTCTAATCGAGTAGGACCAGAAAAATGCAAAAATAAACCTCTCTTTGGTCAAATGGGTGTGTTGAGCAACCATTTACGAGATGAGGTTTCTTTGTGCATTCAATATAGGCACAGGAATAACCTCCTGCGCCATCACCTTTTCGTTTGAACGTCATTCTTACTCAAAGTGAACTATTACATAAGTGATCTTAAAATTCACTTATGGGACAGCCTCTTCGTATACACAATTTATTGATGTTCAAGCTTTACTCTTGTAGACTGTTCACATGTTTAACATGAAATTCTAGAATCGGGTGAGGTAGCAGATATGATGAGCAGAAGTATTTCATCCAAAAAGCTTATTGTACTTATTATGATGATATTTACGGTTCCGTTTACTGGGTTTTTGTTGGTTTACAACTTTTACACCGTGAACATGCTGAATAACAGAATAGCGGAGACGAACCAGAGCCGTGTGGAGTTTAACCGTTTCTACCTAGAGGAGAATTTGCATAATGTCGAGAACTTCATGGCTAATCTCGTAGCTAATGATCGTAGCTATGGACGTCTGCGCTATGAGCTGACACCGCTTGATGCACACCTTAATACATTCAGTATTTTGGAAAAATTCAAGGATTTTCTCCCTACCCAGAAGACTGCGGCTGCTTTGTTTATCTACACCCCCAAAAATGAGCTATACCGAAAAGTGTTCCAAGGAGACATTAGCTCCGATGAACGTGAAGAGGTTGATCATTATCTGAGGAAGCTTGTTATCACCGAGACAGATCTGGGGCAGCGGGGATGGTTTACTCAACAGGTGGGCGCCAAAAACTATCTTTTCCGCATTCTCGGCGGCAACGGCGTGTTCACTATCTTCATGCTTGACCTGAGCCAAGCGACGACACCGGGCAATAGCTCTAAACAGGATAGTTCCAATGATATTTTCCTATATTCAACTACGCAGGGGGAAGCATTGACGTCCAAGAAGGTCGTTGGGGATGCTGGCATTGTTCTTAAAGGTAACAGCGATGCGTACTACATTTCTGGCAAGGCTGAGCGATATTTTATCGTACAGAGCTATAGTGAAAATGCGGGAATTAATCTCGTCTACGCCATGCGCTATCATAATTTTCTGGGTGCAATGAATCCACTGAGTCTCTCGTTGCTCATTGCTTCAATTGTGTTTATTATCCTGCTTTTTGTATGCTTCCGGTTACTGAAGCGCAATTTTTTTACACCGCTTAGTGAGCTCGTAAGCACTATTGAGCGTATTCGTAACGGCAATATCGAGGCAAAAATAAGCCCAGTAGGACGAATAGAGGAATTTGAGCAGGTAAGTGAGGCATTTAATGCCATGATGGACCAGATTAAGCGGCTCAAGATCGTTGCGTACGAGCAGAAGCTGGAGGCTCATCGAGCTAAGCTGGAGTATTTGCAAATTCAGATCCGTCCCCATTTTTTCCTCAATATTTTGAAAAACCTGTATGGACTGGCGGAGGCGGAAAGCTATAAGCGAATACAGAAAATGATACTCGTACTCTCGGATTACCTGCGCTTTATGATTCAGGAGCACGCCGTGACTATTCCGTTATCAGTTGAATTGCGCAATGTCGAAACGTATGTACTGCTACAGCAGATGAGCTTATCTGTGCCCATTAACTGCACAATCGATGTCGATACGGCCTTAAATGAGCTGCAGATTCCCCCGCTGACCATTCTTACCTTTGTAGAGAATGCGGTGAAGCATGCGACCGTACCGCATACGACGCTTAAGATTCATATTAAAGTCAGGCTGCTGCAAAATGAGGATGGAGAGTATATCAACATTACCATTCTGGATAACGGACCAGGCTTTTCAGATGAAGCACTAAGCTGGCTCAACGGGGGCAGCGATATTCAAACCGCCGCACAGCACGTGGGCATTGCCAATGTCCGCCGCAGGTTTGCACTTATCTATGAGAACAAAAAAATGTTTTACTTTGACCGTTCCAACGGTTCATGTGTGGAGATCTTTATACCGTACCGGAATGATATAGTAGGGACGGAGCAGCTTAGATGAAGCAAACAAAGGAGATGAAGGATATGGTCGTGCTTGTGGTGGATGACCAGACCAGTGTCGTTAGTGGCATTATCTTTGGGGTGAACTGGAAGGAAATCGGCGTTCGCGAAGTATTGAAGGCGTATAATGCGTTCGAGGCTAAGGAAATTATTATGAGGGAAACGGTGGATATTCTTCTCTGCGATATTGAGATGCCAGTGGAAAGCGGACTTGATCTGTTTCGTTGGATTAAGGATCAGCAGAAGACGATGGAGTGCATTTTCCTTACAGCGCATGCGGATTTTATTTATATGAAGCAAGCTATGCAATTGGGCGGGTTTGATTATATTTTGCAGCCGGCGCGATATAAGGATATTGAAAACGCGATTGAGCGTGCAGCACATAAAATTCAGGCCAATCAGGAAAGCCAGAAATATTATGACTATGGCAAAATGCTCTATCACGAAAAAGCACGGTTAGTTGATGCGCTGCTGCGTGGTTGGTTTACGGACAGGGAGATTCGGACTGAAACTCTGCTAGACGATTCCGCCAAGCTTGGCATTACCATAAGTGCTGACGGCAAGCTTCATCTCGTGCTGCTGAGCGTTAACAGGAGGGTATCCGAAGCGGATGATCTAGATGAACTGCTGCGAACGAAGGCTGCAGAGCTTTTTGCTCGCTATGGGCAGAAGATTCTTATTACACAGCTATCCAAAAAAGACTATGGGCTTGTCATCTATTCCGACACTCGATTCACAATGGACGAGCAAGGCCTAATGCGCCAGCTAGAGCTACTTATGGATGCCTGCCGCCAATACAATGGGTCCGATATCGCATGCTACGCAGCGAGTGTCACTTCCCATTCGCAGATTTCTGTGTGTGCCATGCAGCTTGAAGTGATGCGCAAAAATAATGTTTCCCTAACGAGCAAGGTGTTTATTGCCGGTTACGAAGGACATCACGATATAGAGAGTGTCGACATACCGAATATGAAAATCTGGGGAAGCCTACTGCTCAATGGAGGGGCATCAGCCGTTTGCGAGCAGGCTATTGCTTTTTTGGACGAGCTGTCTGCATCAGGTCAGCTCACAGCGCAGCTGCTCAGGCGCTTCTATCAGGAATTTATACAGATGCTCTACATGGTTCTTGAGCAGATGGATCGCTCCGTCAAGGAGATTTTTCCGGATGATGAGCTACTGGATATCGCGCTGACTCCCTATACGAGCATCGACGAAATGCACAAGTTCCTTCATTATATTGAAGATTATTTTGAAACGATGCCCTCGGGCGGCCAGAAAAACAAAAATCAGATCGAGCAGATCATTCAGTATATTCGTTCTAATCTGGACAAGGACATACGCCGCACCGATATTGCCGAGGCGGTATTTCTGAATCCTAGCTACATTTCCCGATTGTTCCGTCAGGAGACCGGGATGTCGCTAATGGAGTTTATTACGGAGGAAAAAATGAAGATGGCGCAGGCACTGCTAAAAACGACAGAATTGCCTATCAGCATGATCGCTATGAAAATGGGTTACGCTAATTTCTCTCATTTTTCCCAAGTGTACAAAAAACTC
This portion of the Cohnella abietis genome encodes:
- a CDS encoding ABC transporter substrate-binding protein translates to MKKMAKFWGVWSICVALILMLAACGSGNKESGTNELPDASKASPSGGSTEQVTLKFLYIWPEYEDKMNETIKNFEAANPNIKIKPEIVPWDKVIEVLQTKVASKQEPDISFGWTHWMAPFVNEVDAALPLDKYLNEDEAWKNSFVRNDLLATSIVSPEKPYISNIPFKLSFQVVIYNKKIFQDNQLQIPQTLEQFESVMSALSSKNIIPLAASGKDGGLSILKDSLAGMNFLRNGTATGDWLKGEESYSSPEYIQAMELTKKWFNQGYFGKDSFAVGGDEVSNLLLSKKAAMVLGNNNQISALQPQIDDELGAFLFPAQEGMKAQAPLTADGFFVLKASKYPEESVTFLKYLTSKENQKLWAESTQAMPVLKELKTGNETLDTLIDQVASSASDYPKQQLSYNPGELAKLLQASFAEYLLKSDAKAEKIAEKMEKDHRNAINSAKQ
- a CDS encoding response regulator, yielding MKQTKEMKDMVVLVVDDQTSVVSGIIFGVNWKEIGVREVLKAYNAFEAKEIIMRETVDILLCDIEMPVESGLDLFRWIKDQQKTMECIFLTAHADFIYMKQAMQLGGFDYILQPARYKDIENAIERAAHKIQANQESQKYYDYGKMLYHEKARLVDALLRGWFTDREIRTETLLDDSAKLGITISADGKLHLVLLSVNRRVSEADDLDELLRTKAAELFARYGQKILITQLSKKDYGLVIYSDTRFTMDEQGLMRQLELLMDACRQYNGSDIACYAASVTSHSQISVCAMQLEVMRKNNVSLTSKVFIAGYEGHHDIESVDIPNMKIWGSLLLNGGASAVCEQAIAFLDELSASGQLTAQLLRRFYQEFIQMLYMVLEQMDRSVKEIFPDDELLDIALTPYTSIDEMHKFLHYIEDYFETMPSGGQKNKNQIEQIIQYIRSNLDKDIRRTDIAEAVFLNPSYISRLFRQETGMSLMEFITEEKMKMAQALLKTTELPISMIAMKMGYANFSHFSQVYKKLIGVSPTEDRKR
- a CDS encoding sensor histidine kinase, whose product is MMSRSISSKKLIVLIMMIFTVPFTGFLLVYNFYTVNMLNNRIAETNQSRVEFNRFYLEENLHNVENFMANLVANDRSYGRLRYELTPLDAHLNTFSILEKFKDFLPTQKTAAALFIYTPKNELYRKVFQGDISSDEREEVDHYLRKLVITETDLGQRGWFTQQVGAKNYLFRILGGNGVFTIFMLDLSQATTPGNSSKQDSSNDIFLYSTTQGEALTSKKVVGDAGIVLKGNSDAYYISGKAERYFIVQSYSENAGINLVYAMRYHNFLGAMNPLSLSLLIASIVFIILLFVCFRLLKRNFFTPLSELVSTIERIRNGNIEAKISPVGRIEEFEQVSEAFNAMMDQIKRLKIVAYEQKLEAHRAKLEYLQIQIRPHFFLNILKNLYGLAEAESYKRIQKMILVLSDYLRFMIQEHAVTIPLSVELRNVETYVLLQQMSLSVPINCTIDVDTALNELQIPPLTILTFVENAVKHATVPHTTLKIHIKVRLLQNEDGEYINITILDNGPGFSDEALSWLNGGSDIQTAAQHVGIANVRRRFALIYENKKMFYFDRSNGSCVEIFIPYRNDIVGTEQLR
- a CDS encoding carbohydrate ABC transporter permease translates to MLRNRLARWSNYVLLSLITLIILYPMIYMILNSLRSTKEIMLFPTQLWPSGKFQWTNYADAFQIGKVSVYFLNSVTVTGATLFFQLIVVTLAAYSLGKWKPPGYRILFFLFLATLMITSEMTTIPVFLMLRQFDLLNTHQGLILAYIGGGIGMAIYLIKNFVDTLPKEMEEAAKIDGAGLLRIFWSIDLPLIVPVLAVVSIMSFVGVWSEFFWALITISEDKLKTLPLGLLNFQSQYNTNYGVLLAGLTIVTLPSMLVYLLFSRYFIEGMTAGSIKG
- a CDS encoding alpha-L-rhamnosidase-related protein, whose product is MSSRIDWQAKWIWSSGEPTTLIEGKHEIVYFRRSFTVTDIESAELVSHISADSRYRLYLNGVSASVGPSKGDRFTHYYETVDLTKLLVAGLNTLAVKVVHYTPYEPFRLGDGGPASVWRSNKGVFLFEGTLVQQNGNATISLSSNEEWECLVDNAISFEAGEQETLYVGGTERVDGEKLPFGWQRNEDAATGWKPSVVVSDIMDTMFGQLTPWPLMPRTIPSMYEHKRGFVGVKRISTSKAEPVFHLLNNQVQSQFWVVAPGEKFVVELDAGELLTGYLTLDISGGKGANIEILCSECYEKEPESTIRRNKDIRYDPEGRQLFGEKDIYIAAGVGSFERGIMECYEPFEFRTFRYVKLTIEASEQELRLHRFNFRETGYPLEVKASFQSSDETFTPLWDISINTLKRCMHETYEDCPYYEQLQYIMDTRLQALFTFQLSADDRLARKAIFDFHSSLMPNGMIQSRYPSLYPQVIPGFSVYWVMMVADHYRYFGDLSLVRKYLPTVDAILGWFDAKVNENGLVGKLPAEVWSFVDWVEEWRHSQGVPKANESGPLTFYSLIYASALQTAADLNLQVGRHSTAEEYISRAENVKRAVRQYCWSEDEQMFEDGPGTGLYSQHAQIWGVLSGTIEGVEASQLMDRMLSNQQLPAVSYAMSFFLFRSLEKTGRYERSFELWDIWRKLAALGLTTWVEDPVSQRSDCHGWGAVPIYEFTSQILGVQPAENGYQRILIKPNTGSLSWAEGTVATPVGEVQVAWRKEDNGNLNLTVYSPKGIPVRIELPDGSVHEYVHGGNWSTT
- a CDS encoding carbohydrate ABC transporter permease, translated to MTERKTLLAYLFLLPALLLFAAFFLYPVSTSIVRSFTDWNGFNSAFKWVGWRNYETVWSDTHFWEATGRTLKFAFITTIAQTVLGFLIAYFIYSLVSERWKKLLRIAIYTPVILPGAVVSLLWVNMLSPNFGMVNQWLNKLGLGSFARGWLGDTGTAMNMVMAVNTWKFIGMTVTFYIVAMLTIPKEVIESAKIDGAGKGRMMWNIFRPLLTGITEVNFILSLIGGLKAFDLIYMMTGGGPGDSTTVLGIMVYRRAFLSFKFGEAITMGILLFIIILVLTLISRKLMANREG